TCAGCACGATCAGCAAAATGATGAACGGCAGCGAACGCAGCATGTTCACGATCACCGACAGCACCCGGTACACGCCGACCGTTTCATGCAACTGGCGCTTGCCGGTGAGAAACAGCAGCAGCCCCAGCGGCAAGCCGAGCAACACCGTGAACAGCAGCGCCGCGCCGAGCATGCTCAGGGTGTCGAGACAGGCCTGGGCAATGTCGGCCCAGTAAATGTGTTTGAACCACTCGGCCATGATCAGGACCAGTCGTGACGCGGTGGTTTGACGCCGTTGAGCAGCCAGTTGCCGACCACGTGGTATTTCCAGCGCACCGGGTCATGCAGGGTGTGGACCCGGGCGTTGCGCCAGTGGCGGTCGAAGTTGTGCTTCTTCAGGGTCGAACGGGTGCCACCGAGTTCGAACAACTTGTTGCTGGCTTCGATGGCGATTTCGGTGGTCAGCACTTTGGCCTTGGCCACGGCAAGGGACGCCAGCGCGACGTTGTCTTCATCCGGTGCCGGACGCGCTGCGTCGAGCGCCCAACCGGCGCGTTCGAGCAAGGCTTCGGCGGCTTCCAGACGGATTTCCAGCGCGCCGATCTGAATGATCGTCAGCGGATCTTCGCTGGCCTTGTCCACACCCGCATCGATCCATGGCCGGGCAAACTGACGGACGAACTCAACCGTGTCCCGCAGCGCCGCCCGGGCAATGCCGGCGTCGATGGCGGCAGTGGTCAACTGGGCGAACGGCCCGGCCAGGGTCGGGCTTTCGTACGAGCGATACGTCGGGAACAGATTGAACGGCGCCACCTGCAAGTCTTCCGCCAGCACGGTGCCGCTGGACGTGGTGCGCTGGCCGATGCTGTCCCAGTCGTCGACGATCACCAGCCCTCTTGTGCCGCGCTCGACGAAGGCCAACTGGCCCTTCTGTTCCTCATCCAGCGCCAGCACCGCCAGCCAATGGGCGTACAGCGAACCGGTGCAGTAACCCTTGCGGCCGTTGATCACGTAACCGTCGCCATAACGTCGGATCGTGGTCTGGATGTCCTGCACATTCTTGCCGCCGGTTTCCGACAGCGCATTGGCGAAGCGATGACCTTGCAGCACCAGCTCAAAGAAGTGCGCCTGCTGCGCCGGCGTGCCTTGCAGGCGAATATCCTCGAGCAGGCAGTAGTGGTTCTGCGGGATCTGCCCGAGGGACGGATCGGCAGCGGAAATGATCGCGATCACCTGCGCCAGCACCGCACAGGACACCTGCGCGCCGCCGTACTCCTTCGGCACGGTGATGCCCCACAGGCCACTGTTGGAATACAGATCGACGATTTCGGCGGGCACTTCACG
This genomic window from Pseudomonas kribbensis contains:
- a CDS encoding SfnB family sulfur acquisition oxidoreductase, which translates into the protein MSESAVYPINPPAAHRIADDAEALRVAAQVAAVLQEHAAERDRHREVPAEIVDLYSNSGLWGITVPKEYGGAQVSCAVLAQVIAIISAADPSLGQIPQNHYCLLEDIRLQGTPAQQAHFFELVLQGHRFANALSETGGKNVQDIQTTIRRYGDGYVINGRKGYCTGSLYAHWLAVLALDEEQKGQLAFVERGTRGLVIVDDWDSIGQRTTSSGTVLAEDLQVAPFNLFPTYRSYESPTLAGPFAQLTTAAIDAGIARAALRDTVEFVRQFARPWIDAGVDKASEDPLTIIQIGALEIRLEAAEALLERAGWALDAARPAPDEDNVALASLAVAKAKVLTTEIAIEASNKLFELGGTRSTLKKHNFDRHWRNARVHTLHDPVRWKYHVVGNWLLNGVKPPRHDWS